In Coffea arabica cultivar ET-39 chromosome 9e, Coffea Arabica ET-39 HiFi, whole genome shotgun sequence, the genomic window ATGGTCGATTCGCCGTGGTCAATGTATTTCGATGGAGCTGCTCACCGCGATGGAGCTGGTGCAGGAGTTGTCTTTTATACTCCTGAAGCAGATATATTGCCATACTCTTTCACTTTAACACGCCGGTGTTCAAACAATGTGGCCGAATATCAAGCATTGATTCTCGGTCTGGAAACGGCCGTAGACATGAAGCAATTGCATCTTAGAGTTTATGGCGATTCAAAATTGGTGGTAACTCAACTTCTTGGCATTTATGATGTCAAGAAACCCGAATTAATCCCATATTATAAGTATGCAAGACAGCTCATGGGATAGCTGGGTGATGTCACTATAGAACATATCCCCAGAAACTTCAACCAACAAGCTGATTCTTTGGCAAGGGTGGCGT contains:
- the LOC140014654 gene encoding uncharacterized protein; the encoded protein is MAKPVLSDRLARWYLQFQQFEIIYVPAKAVKGQILADFLADHPVPAEWELTDELPDEEVFMVDSPWSMYFDGAAHRDGAGAGVVFYTPEADILPYSFTLTRRCSNNVAEYQALILGLETAVDMKQLHLRVYGDSKLVVTQLLGIYDVKKPELIPYYKYARQLMG